The Triticum aestivum cultivar Chinese Spring chromosome 7B, IWGSC CS RefSeq v2.1, whole genome shotgun sequence genome window below encodes:
- the LOC123155686 gene encoding uncharacterized protein, which translates to MDPRPGQSAFTISFSNPKAIVSKFPVVPVASHPADSNSQLDVQAHGYLYNQPRGTKRKFDGLSLGLGNSSNSDSSKQSMRAGCTISSPKGSDEGSSVDLGLNYLTLGSEGTSRLDKQASDFKRTSAKAGLDLELSLSVGPCQSAITGQDLTSATKQNSTFLQPYIMDLVPRVDEGSTSLRRPSGGQFLNFLNKTVRMTGFSPRQVLSGSSNQSQGPASLPTLLQLQESPATCTSGSVSPQHRISSTKVCSYPGCRKGARGSSGRCIAHGGGRRCRREGCNKGAEGKTIYCKAHGGGRRCGHLGCTKSAEGRTDYCIGHGGGRRCIHDGCRRAARGKSGRCIKHGGGKRCQQENCTKSAEGRSGLCIAHGGGPRCQHAGCTKGAQGSTDFCKSHGGGRRCTHPDCTKGAEGSTPFCKGHGGGKRCSAQGCTKCVHGGTQFCVAHGGGKRCVVEGCTKSARGRTDRCVGHGGGKRCITAGCDKSAQGSTDFCKAHGGGKRCTWGHPGSDLGAGGPPCDRLARGKKGMCVHHNPLLDDDRIHGGRTLAAFSITSSAASLDRRSHPATSETSRRSISMLPVEAPGRAPLPEGRVHGGNIVSMFANGLSFGEDSSNNAEASTSAPRSSKPAKEFSASGRSSWL; encoded by the coding sequence ATGGACCCCAGGCCCGGGCAGTCAGCATTTACTATAAGTTTCTCAAATCCAAAGGCCATTGTGAGCAAGTTCCCTGTCGTCCCCGTAGCCAGTCATCCCGCAGACAGTAATAGTCAACTTGATGTGCAAGCTCACGGTTATTTGTACAACCAACCAAGAGGAACCAAGAGAAAGTTCGATGGCTTGTCGCTTGGTCTGGGCAACTCATCAAACTCAGATTCCAGCAAGCAGAGTATGCGTGCTGGCTGCACCATATCTTCTCCTAAGGGCAGTGATGAAGGTTCTTCTGTTGATTTGGGCTTAAATTATCTTACGCTGGGCAGTGAAGGTACTTCCAGGCTGGATAAGCAGGCTAGTGATTTTAAGAGAACTTCGGCGAAGGCTGGGCTGGATCTTGAGTTATCTTTGTCTGTTGGACCATGTCAATCTGCTATTACTGGCCAAGACCTAACTTCAGCAACCAAACAGAACAGCACATTTCTGCAGCCATACATTATGGACCTAGTCCCAAGAGTTGACGAAGGTTCTACTTCTCTTCGTCGACCATCTGGTGGTCAGTTCCTTAATTTCCTTAATAAGACTGTAAGGATGACTGGGTTTTCTCCAAGGCAAGTTTTATCAGGCAGCTCTAACCAGAGTCAGGGTCCAGCTTCACTGCCAACATTGCTCCAACTACAAGAAAGTCCAGCAACCTGTACTTCCGGTTCTGTTAGTCCACAACATCGCATCAGCAGCACAAAAGTTTGTTCATATCCAGGATGTAGAAAAGGGGCCAGAGGTTCGTCAGGGCGCTGCATTGCACATGGTGGGGGGAGAAGGTGCCGTAGAGAGGGATGCAACAAAGGCGCCGAGGGCAAGACCATCTACTGTAAAGCTCATGGAGGGGGACGGCGCTGCGGGCACCTTGGGTGCACCAAGAGCGCTGAAGGCCGTACTGATTACTGCATAGGCCATGGCGGTGGTCGGCGTTGTATCCATGACGGCTGCAGAAGAGCAGCAAGAGGGAAATCTGGCCGCTGCATCAAACATGGTGGTGGGAAAAGGTGTCAACAGGAGAACTGCACAAAGAGCGCGGAAGGGCGTTCAGGCTTATGCATTGCCCATGGAGGCGGACCTCGCTGTCAGCATGCTGGTTGCACGAAGGGCGCCCAGGGAAGTACTGATTTCTGCAAATCGCATGGTGGTGGCAGAAGGTGCACGCACCCTGACTGTACAAAGGGTGCTGAGGGAAGCACGCCATTCTGCAAAGGGCATGGAGGAGGCAAACGTTGTTCGGCTCAAGGCTGCACAAAATGTGTGCACGGAGGTACACAGTTCTGCGTTGCGCATGGAGGTGGCAAGAGGTGTGTGGTGGAAGGATGCACCAAGAGCGCTCGAGGTCGTACCGATCGCTGCGTTGGTCATGGTGGGGGCAAGAGGTGCATAACTGCTGGGTGTGATAAGAGCGCACAGGGAAGCACCGACTTCTGCAAGGCACACGGCGGGGGCAAACGCTGCACGTGGGGCCACCCAGGGTCCGACCTTGGAGCTGGCGGCCCACCCTGTGACCGCCTTGCAAGAGGCAAGAAAGGCATGTGCGTCCATCACAACCCGCTCCTGGACGATGACCGTATCCACGGTGGTCGAACGCTGGCCGCTTTCAGCATTACAAGCAGCGCTGCTTCCCTTGATCGTCGGAGCCACCCTGCAACCTCGGAAACCAGCAGGCGCAGCATCTCCATGCTTCCAGTGGAGGCTCCTGGCCGTGCGCCTCTTCCCGAGGGCCGGGTGCACGGCGGCAACATCGTGTCAATGTTTGCTAATGGTCTGAGCTTCGGGGAGGACTCCAGCAACAACGCTGAGGCCAGTACCTCGGCGCCTCGCAGCTCCAAACCTGCCAAGGAATTCAGCGCCTCTGGTCGCAGCAGCTGGCTCTAG